A window from Flavobacterium sp. 83 encodes these proteins:
- a CDS encoding HAD family hydrolase: MSLKVIAFDADDTLFINETYFDETEKKFCGLMEDYLSHQGISQELFKVEIDNLKMYGYGIKGYILSMIEAAMKISNNTIPIEIIEKIIQYGKELIEKPIVLLDGVQETLEALHGKYKLVVATKGDLLDQRRKLHNSGLGKYFHHIEVMSDKQELDYLDLIKRLEITPQEFMMIGNSLKSDVLPVLAIGGHAVHIPFHTTWAHEKIDYKVEHDNFNAFIKISDILKTII, translated from the coding sequence ATGAGCCTAAAAGTAATTGCTTTCGATGCCGACGACACCTTATTTATCAATGAAACTTATTTTGACGAAACCGAGAAAAAATTTTGTGGTTTGATGGAAGATTATTTATCCCATCAAGGAATTTCGCAAGAACTTTTTAAAGTGGAAATCGACAATTTAAAAATGTATGGTTATGGCATAAAAGGGTATATCCTTTCTATGATTGAAGCGGCAATGAAAATTTCCAACAATACAATTCCAATTGAAATCATTGAAAAAATTATCCAATATGGGAAGGAATTAATTGAGAAACCTATTGTTTTATTAGATGGCGTTCAAGAAACCCTGGAAGCTTTACACGGAAAATACAAATTAGTCGTGGCAACCAAAGGAGATTTATTGGATCAACGCCGAAAGTTACACAATTCCGGATTGGGAAAATACTTTCATCATATCGAGGTCATGTCCGACAAGCAAGAATTAGACTATCTGGATTTGATCAAGCGATTAGAAATAACTCCACAGGAATTCATGATGATTGGAAACTCATTAAAATCAGATGTTTTACCAGTTTTAGCCATAGGAGGACATGCTGTTCACATCCCTTTTCACACTACTTGGGCTCATGAAAAAATTGATTATAAGGTAGAACATGACAACTTTAATGCTTTTATTAAAATTTCAGATATTTTGAAAACAATTATATAA